DNA from Pomacea canaliculata isolate SZHN2017 linkage group LG9, ASM307304v1, whole genome shotgun sequence:
GACGGCGCTGCAGTagcagcggaagtgacgtgctGCTGAACTCGGAGGTCAAATTTGGCCTCGCAGCAGGAGTTCGGCGATAAAACACAGTTGTAAAAACGTTCAGGTCCAGACAGATCGTGaggtttttagttttcttttattattatctcttttttttgtgtgagcgagtagagagagagaggaacaggAAGGAGGAGATAATTAATGGCCCTCACCGAGCTCTGTCGAGGTCTGACGTCCCGGCCGGCGAAACACTTAGACCGAGACTGTCCTGTGCCCCCTTCCCACGCTGCAAGCCTGCAAGCTACACACAGCGTTTGCCTCATCATGGGTCACCTGACATCTCATTTTGTGTCCCTGTGTCCTTTACGGTAGATCTGTTCCTCTCTCcgttcttcattttttatttttgtctatgaatgcgtgtgtgtgtgtgtgcttgtatggctctgtgtgtgtatgtgtgcgtgcgtttttGCACGTCTTTGCATGTTCGCGTATTCTCTGGGAGTCTTTTGCTAAATCAAAAACTaactgataaatatttaaatgcgcATAAAACAGCACAAACTCGGTGTATGTGTTTTAGGGAGGGGGATAACTGCTATTTTTCAACTCCGTCAAATACAATATGCAAGTATTTATGAAAGCTGGAGCCTGAGTTTAttctagcacacacacacatgcacacacacacacacacacacacacacagaatactTACACGCCTCCTTTTCATGCTCCCTTCCCTACATCTCCATCCCTCCACGCATCCTGCTCTCGATCCATCCCATactctagactctagagcaCATGCGCACTCATGTGGAGGGTAGTGAGACTTTACGATGACACCGACCTTATCATGGGAGCCCATCATCACCAAAGCATGATAAGTTGATCTTAAAATGGGTCTGGCTCAATTACATGTGTCTGAGTGGCAGTTCATGCCTCGTGACCAGAATTTGACCTCAactaaagtaataaataaacaaacgaataaattaagcaataaagaaaaattacaccaaaataaaaactgcctatgtaactaataaaataaataactaaataaagtCGTGTATTAAATACAATTTTCCTCTCCTGTAAGGAGGGAGGGGGGTTACGAATAGAtgcattgtctccctttaaaaaCTTCAAACCTACGAGAGAATGAGCGAGCACGAACTATAACCCCTGGACtgctgctggcagacgatttttttccagttaactgctaaaacgagacAATATAACTTCCGggttattcacatttcagattaactaccaaaacgaggccttagacgacatagcttccggtttattcacattcttggttacggctcgccgagactaccagcggatcacttcgcaagaggctaagagtgagtctcggcgtacagactTCAGTTTGTAAAAACACGTCCATGGAGAAAGCgagagaacgagagagggaAAAAACGAATTAGAATACAATCAGTGAGACAAATCGGCAAGtaaccagacagacagacagacagagagacaggcaggcaggcaggctggcggacggacggacggactaAGGGAGGGAGCGAGATCCGTAAATAAACTTCAGGCGCTGGTGCCAGAGCACAGGCGGGTCAGTCAATATTGATTGTCGTTATCGCGTCTCGGATTCTGGAATACAAAAGAGAAAGCAAGACAATGGCGGCTGGCACCCCGGCACAGCCGACGTCAGCTCCGCAGCGGCGCTTGGCAACACTCCCATCAGGCACGGCTCAAAATGGCGGCCGACGCGCTCTGCATCTTGGCGGTGGTCTCTGTTCCTCTGGCTCTTTTGGCAGGTATGTTGATTTCGGTAAAACCGTTTAGATATTGTCGTTAGGGAAATTCATGTCTTGACATTCATGGCAACTGTCAGTGGAAACCATGGAGCAGTCTGCTGGAACGCAGCTTAGGTTAGAGTCCCTTGACAAccttcaaaataatatttaaaataatgtgaggggtgtacagaaaaacaatttttaaagaccAAAAAAATAGACAGACAAATTAACAGGAAGCGTACTTATAAAGAACACCTTTTTGTCATGAATACCAGAAACAAGAATGATAACCATCTTTCTTGTCTCTCCTTTCGTTATGTTTGTCTACCTGcctgtttgtatgtctgtttgcctgttgtctgtcagtctgtctgatATCTCTAGTTCATTAATTCCTTCAGTTGCCTCAGTCCTCATTTGCAGGGGTGGAAGGAGACATCTGTTACAGCCAAACAGACTTCGAAATCTGTAAATATGGTTGCTGCGGAATTAACCAATCATATTGCTGTGATTTGAAGTGAGTAGAtattctgtgattttttttctgtatacttACTTCATTTGAGTCCCCTGCTCAACCTGCCCACGATCCCTGCAGGAGGGGACGACAATTTCTTCcaacaaaaattttgtaaatgttctcCTGAAGAACAGTTTAAAGTTTTAGAGACATGATCTGCAAGAAGCTCCAGACACGTGGGGTGAGCTTGTCGACCGTTGCTCATGCATTCGCCTCTGATGGAAGGCAAAACTGCAATCGTTAAACGTCGATAACGATTCGCGAGATGAATTCAACGAAGCGTGACCAGGAGCCCAGTCTTGGGTCAGGGTGCCCCTGATCACTCGTCTAGAATCACTTGCCTCCAAGCCACAACCTTCTCTAAAGATTCTCCAAAGCAGTCAGATCAGTAAAGTGTGTAGTGTGGCCGGGTGGCAGGGTGGCGGGAGAGGAGTTGGATCAGGTGTACTAAACCACATTTCTATAAAATGTACGGctaaaaaaacttttcataaaaacaaaaatgcaaacgaTAAACACGTACAGGAGAAGGTCGGCTCCATTTTTGGAACAATGGCCGCCTGTATCACCATCACATTCTGTATACAATGGAAGGTCGCTTCCCGAATTAAACCAATCCTTTTTTATTGACGATTGCTAGTCGCTGTTACCATGAATAAAAAACCCAATCTACTCTTTATGACAACGGGAATCTGGGGTCAGACAGGACTGAACAGTCCCGATGCCCGAGGCAGTCGATGGTCGATGTCGTAGTCAGCGTGAAGGTCCCTGTGGACACCAAAGGGTAATCACAGTTATCGCAACCTCACAACCGTCCACTGGCATTCTTGCAAAGTGTTTTGCAATTGTCCAAACAGTCCTGTTGACATTCGATTCAGGcatgacaaacaaaacagttgcaTGATGTTTGTCTCAGAAAGAGACACAGCACCATACATTACTCCATGgtaaataaaaatggtaaataaaatcttttaaacccGGATCATGAAAAGCAACCATAAAAGGACAactgtgtaaaacaaaaatgtcgtAGATGTGGctagagttttatttgtttatttgtttttctttaaagtctgTTGTTCTTTGTTCTCAGCGTCGGGGGCATTGTTGGCGGTGTCATCGGAGGCCTGCTGCTCATCGTCATTATCGTCACCGTCGCTTGCTGTCTGGCAAAGAAGCAGGCGTATCGGGGCCGGGTCATCGGTGCTGCCACCATCGCCGCCACTAGCAACGTGACGGTGGTACAAAGTAAGTGCagctgaacacacacacatacacgtttCAGAcattgaaagaagaagaatatttgCTAAATTGCTTTGCAAGAAGGGAGGAGTTGAAATAACGATGCCTGCAATGCTCAAGAGTTCTTACTGTTGTTATTACATTATAATCACGAAC
Protein-coding regions in this window:
- the LOC112572461 gene encoding cysteine and tyrosine-rich protein 1-like, whose translation is MAADALCILAVVSVPLALLAGVEGDICYSQTDFEICKYGCCGINQSYCCDLNVGGIVGGVIGGLLLIVIIVTVACCLAKKQAYRGRVIGAATIAATSNVTVVQTTTTSGVQQYPGMYSYGPFGGSAPPPPPSLQPLPSYYSSSSQGIAAPAMPAYAFPPTYSTAPGYTPFVKAPNY